A genomic stretch from Methanobacterium sp. includes:
- a CDS encoding MGMT family protein, protein MSKNHRAEVTISTYELDGLYFAVGVSKEGNIIKCSLPKESKQNAINEIKKTCSSFKISNKYQKYAKNVCKSYYGEKIHFNIDIPDMGDFQKEVLQEVSKIPYGEVRTYKQIAEAINSKAYRAVGTAISKNPLPLIIPCHRVVKSDLSVGDFFGGMEMKKEILKNEGICIVKGKIKKKVD, encoded by the coding sequence ATGAGCAAAAATCACAGAGCGGAAGTTACAATATCAACATATGAACTTGATGGACTTTATTTTGCAGTGGGTGTTTCTAAAGAAGGTAACATTATCAAATGTTCCTTGCCAAAAGAAAGTAAGCAAAATGCAATTAATGAAATTAAAAAAACGTGTTCTTCATTTAAAATATCTAATAAATACCAAAAATATGCAAAAAATGTTTGTAAATCCTATTATGGTGAAAAAATTCATTTTAATATAGATATTCCGGATATGGGTGATTTTCAAAAAGAAGTACTTCAGGAAGTCTCTAAAATTCCTTATGGCGAAGTTAGAACATACAAACAAATTGCAGAAGCAATAAATTCAAAAGCTTATAGGGCTGTTGGAACTGCAATCAGTAAAAATCCTCTTCCACTAATAATTCCCTGTCACAGAGTCGTGAAATCCGATCTAAGTGTTGGAGATTTTTTTGGTGGTATGGAAATGAAAAAAGAAATATTAAAAAATGAAGGAATTTGTATTGTTAAAGGAAAAATAAAGAAAAAAGTTGATTAA
- a CDS encoding NAD(P)/FAD-dependent oxidoreductase → MKYDVVVVGGRVAGSVSSLFASKNDVDVLMIEKRPEIGVPLQCAEATSEVTFQTLGIKPSSKYIRSEIYGADIHSPDGNSFRMDPSNENGYILDRKLFDKSLAVESAKAGTEIMVKTTVKDLIIKDGKIKGVVAKHMGKTIEIEADMVIAADGIESNVARMAGLNSLWDVNDLCSCVQYKMAGIETDPNYMQFYFGNEIAPGGYVWIFPNENGVANVGIGVRSSKKTAYEYLNKFTSNLGGTPIEINVGGVPVSGNIEKTYADGLLVVGDAAGHVDPITGGGIHFATICAKIAGKVAANAIKNEDVSEKSLEVYEKSWKNEIERDIKRSLKYRKIMEKLSDNELNALARFMQKNEGKSISAKSLLGLAKESPSLFRVLKDII, encoded by the coding sequence GGCGTGTTGCAGGTTCTGTTTCATCACTTTTCGCATCTAAAAATGATGTAGATGTGTTAATGATTGAAAAAAGGCCAGAAATTGGAGTTCCCCTCCAATGTGCAGAAGCTACAAGCGAAGTAACTTTTCAAACTTTAGGAATAAAACCTTCAAGCAAATACATACGTTCAGAAATATATGGTGCAGATATCCATTCTCCTGATGGAAATAGTTTTAGAATGGATCCTTCTAATGAAAATGGTTACATTTTAGATAGGAAACTGTTTGATAAAAGTCTTGCTGTTGAATCAGCCAAAGCAGGGACAGAAATCATGGTTAAAACCACGGTAAAGGATCTTATTATTAAAGATGGAAAGATTAAAGGCGTGGTTGCAAAGCATATGGGTAAAACCATTGAAATTGAAGCAGACATGGTTATTGCTGCAGATGGAATAGAATCAAATGTAGCAAGAATGGCAGGATTAAACTCACTTTGGGACGTGAATGACCTTTGTTCGTGTGTTCAATACAAAATGGCAGGTATTGAAACTGATCCAAATTATATGCAGTTTTATTTTGGAAATGAAATTGCTCCGGGAGGATATGTTTGGATTTTTCCCAATGAAAATGGCGTCGCCAATGTTGGAATTGGGGTTAGAAGCTCTAAAAAAACAGCGTATGAATATCTAAACAAATTCACCTCAAATCTTGGCGGTACTCCTATTGAAATTAATGTAGGAGGAGTTCCAGTTTCAGGAAATATTGAAAAAACGTATGCTGACGGATTACTGGTTGTTGGGGATGCTGCAGGACATGTAGATCCTATAACTGGTGGGGGAATTCATTTTGCAACAATATGCGCAAAAATAGCTGGTAAAGTAGCTGCAAATGCCATAAAAAACGAAGATGTATCTGAAAAGTCCTTAGAAGTATATGAAAAATCATGGAAAAACGAGATTGAACGTGATATTAAAAGATCACTTAAATATCGAAAAATCATGGAAAAACTTAGTGATAATGAGTTAAATGCACTTGCAAGATTTATGCAGAAAAATGAAGGTAAATCTATTTCAGCAAAATCATTATTAGGCCTTGCAAAAGAATCTCCCAGCCTTTTTAGAGTTTTAAAAGATATAATTTGA
- a CDS encoding acetyl-CoA decarbonylase/synthase complex subunit gamma: MAVTAMDVYRLLPKTNCAKCGEASCMAFATKLSEKEMDLELCTQLAADEFDKLADLLAPAVKEITIGKGDKAIIVGGDEVLYRYELTYYNQTPLVIDIADDMEDAAFEERVKIIEDTQFERTGELLTLDAIAIRNKSGDASKFKEAVEKLKKSKLALVLCSFDADAMKAALEVVGDERPLIYGATENNIEQMASLALEYDCPIALFVPNDLEKMKEFSRTLRAKGITDIILDPGTYVGDGIGDTLDDFVMIRRLAIEERDEDFRFPILGIPALTWLNSEEDEVNTAIKEATIAATLINKYADIMIIHGTEIWELIPVLTLRQSIFTDPRKPQAVDAGVYEFGELNEDSPVALTTNFALTYYTVEGDLKSGKANGYLLVLDTEGRAVDVAVAGGQFNGKAVADLIKETGIEDKVKTRKLVIPGLGAPTSGEIEDDTGWEVIVGPRDSSALSDFLKDKV; encoded by the coding sequence ATGGCTGTTACTGCAATGGATGTTTACAGATTACTTCCAAAAACAAACTGTGCAAAATGTGGAGAGGCATCATGTATGGCATTTGCCACAAAACTCTCAGAAAAAGAAATGGACCTTGAATTATGCACACAACTAGCAGCAGATGAATTTGACAAGCTTGCAGATTTACTTGCACCTGCTGTAAAAGAAATAACAATTGGTAAAGGCGATAAAGCTATAATAGTAGGTGGAGATGAAGTCCTTTACAGATATGAATTAACTTATTATAACCAAACTCCTCTTGTAATTGATATAGCTGATGATATGGAAGATGCTGCCTTTGAAGAGAGGGTTAAAATCATAGAAGACACACAATTTGAAAGAACAGGAGAACTGCTCACACTTGATGCTATAGCAATCAGAAACAAGTCAGGAGATGCTTCTAAGTTCAAAGAAGCTGTTGAAAAACTTAAAAAATCTAAATTAGCATTAGTCTTATGTTCATTTGATGCTGATGCAATGAAAGCAGCACTTGAAGTTGTTGGAGATGAACGACCATTAATTTATGGTGCAACAGAAAACAACATAGAGCAAATGGCATCACTTGCACTTGAATACGATTGTCCAATCGCACTCTTTGTTCCAAACGACCTTGAAAAAATGAAGGAATTTTCAAGGACATTAAGGGCAAAAGGAATTACAGACATAATTCTTGATCCTGGTACATATGTAGGTGATGGAATTGGAGATACTTTAGATGACTTTGTAATGATAAGAAGACTCGCAATTGAAGAGCGAGATGAAGACTTCAGATTCCCAATTTTAGGAATTCCAGCATTAACATGGCTTAACAGTGAAGAAGATGAAGTTAATACGGCCATAAAAGAAGCTACAATTGCAGCAACACTTATAAACAAATATGCAGACATCATGATAATTCATGGAACTGAAATATGGGAGTTAATACCTGTTTTAACATTAAGACAGAGTATTTTCACTGATCCAAGGAAACCTCAAGCAGTAGATGCGGGAGTATATGAATTTGGTGAACTAAACGAAGATTCGCCTGTTGCATTAACCACAAACTTTGCACTTACCTACTACACAGTAGAAGGAGATTTAAAGTCAGGGAAGGCCAACGGTTATCTTTTAGTGCTTGATACTGAAGGTAGAGCTGTAGATGTGGCAGTTGCCGGTGGTCAATTCAATGGAAAGGCTGTCGCTGATTTAATAAAAGAAACAGGTATTGAAGATAAAGTTAAAACCAGAAAACTGGTAATACCAGGTCTTGGGGCACCTACAAGTGGTGAAATAGAAGATGACACTGGATGGGAAGTTATTGTAGGTCCAAGAGATTCATCAGCACTTTCTGATTTCCTTAAAGATAAGGTATAA
- a CDS encoding 4Fe-4S dicluster domain-containing protein, with translation MKTLMVVDPRMCTECKDCITACQKEHGTARAKKSSSIPIFCMHCHPDKAPCARICPTGAIREEKGTLKVDEDACILCRLCMIACPIGIIAIDEEKKTAQKCTLCMETDEILPACVEACKDNVLKVFSIKELEELKKDVSFAEILEETLKSCQNKL, from the coding sequence ATGAAGACACTGATGGTTGTAGATCCGAGAATGTGCACAGAGTGCAAAGACTGCATTACAGCATGCCAAAAAGAACATGGAACAGCAAGAGCGAAAAAAAGTAGTTCTATTCCAATTTTTTGTATGCATTGTCATCCAGATAAAGCTCCATGCGCACGGATATGTCCAACAGGAGCTATAAGAGAAGAAAAAGGCACACTTAAAGTGGATGAAGATGCATGTATTTTATGCAGGCTCTGCATGATCGCATGCCCAATAGGGATCATTGCAATAGATGAAGAGAAAAAAACCGCACAAAAATGCACATTATGCATGGAAACTGATGAAATTCTACCTGCATGTGTTGAAGCTTGTAAAGACAATGTCTTAAAGGTATTCTCAATAAAAGAACTTGAAGAACTTAAAAAAGATGTTTCATTTGCAGAAATTCTTGAAGAAACATTGAAATCGTGTCAGAATAAGCTTTAA
- the cdhC gene encoding CO dehydrogenase/CO-methylating acetyl-CoA synthase complex subunit beta, which translates to MFEDIPVDVSPMYEGERIRSANMFVELAGPKSSGAELVQVAEDVEDGALEVIGPELSEMTEGEIYPFGISVKIQGEKLEKELEGVIERRIHELCNYVKGFMHLNQRDQIWCRVSKEALEAGFKLEHLAKALSILLKEEFPIIEKISVSIFTEKSEVEAFIETARAMYEVRDARARELSDEDVDVFYGCVMCQSFAPSHVCVVTPDRTALCGAINWFDCRAAAKMDPDGPIFEVTKGEVLDAEKGEYSDVNAMVADRSQGLTDRVYLHSVFEYPHTSCGCFEAVAFYIPELDGIGIVDRDFRGETPLGIPFSAMAGQCSGGKQVEGFTGLSMEYMRSPKFLQADGGYERVIWMPKEIKDSLTEFIPEGLMEKIPTEEDAGSIKEIRKFLRENEHPIMERLKQAKEAVEEPETVEEVSEEPEMTGVPMAQVAYAPELSMPASGGVKIILKNAKIYAEKVIIKKK; encoded by the coding sequence ATGTTTGAGGATATACCTGTTGATGTTAGTCCAATGTATGAAGGGGAACGAATAAGATCGGCGAACATGTTCGTTGAACTTGCAGGTCCAAAATCTTCCGGTGCAGAACTCGTACAAGTAGCAGAAGACGTTGAGGATGGAGCATTAGAAGTAATAGGGCCAGAACTGTCCGAAATGACCGAAGGAGAAATTTATCCCTTTGGAATATCAGTGAAAATTCAAGGAGAAAAACTGGAAAAAGAGCTTGAAGGAGTTATAGAGCGTAGAATACACGAACTCTGTAATTACGTGAAGGGATTCATGCACTTAAATCAAAGAGACCAAATATGGTGTCGTGTAAGTAAAGAAGCCCTTGAAGCAGGTTTTAAGCTTGAGCACCTTGCAAAAGCCCTTTCAATTCTTCTTAAAGAAGAATTCCCAATAATAGAAAAGATATCTGTAAGCATATTTACAGAAAAAAGCGAAGTAGAAGCGTTTATTGAAACAGCAAGAGCAATGTATGAGGTTCGTGATGCAAGAGCAAGAGAACTAAGCGATGAAGATGTTGACGTGTTCTATGGCTGCGTAATGTGCCAATCATTTGCGCCAAGCCACGTTTGTGTGGTTACACCAGACAGAACAGCTCTCTGCGGGGCCATAAACTGGTTCGACTGCAGAGCAGCAGCTAAAATGGATCCTGACGGGCCAATATTTGAAGTAACAAAAGGTGAAGTACTGGATGCTGAAAAAGGAGAATACAGCGATGTAAATGCCATGGTTGCAGATAGATCCCAGGGCCTTACAGATAGAGTATACCTACACAGTGTATTTGAATATCCACACACATCATGCGGATGTTTTGAAGCTGTAGCATTTTATATTCCGGAACTTGATGGAATTGGAATTGTAGACCGTGACTTTAGAGGAGAAACTCCGCTGGGAATACCATTTTCAGCAATGGCAGGTCAATGTTCCGGTGGAAAACAAGTAGAAGGATTTACAGGATTAAGTATGGAATATATGAGATCTCCTAAATTTTTACAGGCTGATGGAGGTTATGAAAGAGTAATCTGGATGCCTAAAGAAATTAAAGATTCTCTTACTGAATTTATCCCTGAAGGATTAATGGAAAAGATTCCAACTGAAGAGGATGCCGGAAGCATTAAAGAAATCCGAAAATTCCTAAGAGAAAATGAACATCCAATAATGGAGAGATTAAAACAAGCAAAAGAAGCAGTAGAAGAACCTGAAACAGTAGAAGAAGTTTCAGAGGAACCTGAAATGACAGGTGTTCCTATGGCTCAAGTTGCATATGCTCCTGAACTTTCAATGCCTGCATCTGGCGGAGTGAAAATAATTCTTAAAAACGCAAAAATCTACGCTGAAAAGGTAATAATAAAGAAAAAATAA
- a CDS encoding acetyl-CoA decarbonylase/synthase complex subunit delta produces MDKMTQLLKLLENTDTIELNEFRMDFDELELHLMPAIQQVVQQAQKQVQQAGIVKEAMLAEEFKPPIYDYPGEVAEVQLGAGTRKPVFLGGQKALYRFEEPQPNPPVVTFDVFDIPMPGLPRPIREHFEDVMEHPGDWAKKAVKDFGANMVTIHLIGTGPKVMDKTPRQAAEDIEEVLQAVDVPLVIGASGDPQKDPIVLEAAAAAAEDERCLLASANLDLDYRKVAKAAVDYNHAVLSWAITDINMQKTLNKYLMKEGLTQNDIVMDPTTCALGYGIEFSIDVITRTRLAALKGDTDLQMPMSSGTTNAWGSREAWMKKEEWGPTDYRGPIWEIVTGLTMMLCGVDIFMMLHPQSVKMLREIGETFTKEYMTTEVPDISNWVTELE; encoded by the coding sequence ATGGATAAAATGACACAACTTCTAAAACTGCTTGAAAATACAGATACCATAGAACTAAATGAGTTCAGGATGGATTTTGACGAACTTGAACTCCATTTAATGCCTGCAATCCAGCAAGTTGTTCAACAAGCTCAAAAGCAAGTTCAACAAGCAGGGATTGTAAAAGAAGCAATGCTGGCTGAAGAATTTAAACCACCGATTTATGACTACCCTGGTGAGGTAGCAGAAGTTCAGCTTGGAGCTGGAACAAGAAAACCAGTGTTTTTAGGGGGACAAAAAGCACTATATCGCTTTGAAGAGCCGCAGCCAAACCCTCCAGTTGTAACATTTGATGTTTTCGATATTCCAATGCCGGGATTGCCGAGACCAATCAGAGAACACTTTGAAGATGTAATGGAACACCCGGGGGACTGGGCTAAAAAAGCTGTAAAAGACTTCGGCGCAAACATGGTAACAATACATCTTATTGGAACAGGGCCAAAGGTTATGGATAAAACTCCAAGACAAGCAGCAGAAGATATTGAAGAAGTTTTACAAGCTGTGGATGTACCTCTGGTTATAGGAGCTTCAGGAGACCCACAAAAAGATCCAATAGTTCTTGAAGCAGCTGCAGCAGCTGCAGAAGATGAAAGATGTTTACTTGCATCTGCAAACCTTGACCTGGACTACAGAAAAGTTGCAAAAGCAGCAGTAGATTATAATCATGCCGTTCTTTCATGGGCAATAACTGATATAAACATGCAAAAAACGCTTAATAAATATCTCATGAAGGAAGGATTAACTCAAAATGACATTGTAATGGACCCAACAACATGTGCGCTTGGTTATGGGATTGAATTTTCAATAGACGTTATAACCAGAACAAGACTCGCAGCCCTTAAAGGTGATACAGATTTACAAATGCCAATGTCATCAGGAACAACCAATGCATGGGGTTCACGTGAAGCATGGATGAAAAAAGAAGAATGGGGACCAACAGACTACAGAGGGCCAATATGGGAAATAGTAACTGGACTTACCATGATGCTCTGTGGTGTTGACATATTTATGATGCTTCACCCACAATCAGTAAAAATGCTTAGAGAAATTGGTGAAACATTCACAAAGGAATATATGACTACAGAAGTACCAGATATTTCAAACTGGGTAACTGAACTTGAATAA
- a CDS encoding AAA family ATPase, protein MIIAVSGKGGTGKTLTSSLLIKSLMDSGKDILAIDADPDSNLPEALGIDVERTVGDVREELKKDTAAGKIPSGTNKWDILDYKIMESVIETPKFDLLVMGRPEGSGCYCAVNNMLRKIIETLSSNYDIIIIDTEAGLEHLSRRTTQNVDIMLVVTDTSKRGILTAQRIGELSKELDISFKEMHLILNRVKRDMEDKVLKRVNETGLNVIGTIYEDEIVSEYDSEGKPLIDLPDDSNANTAILNVIKTLNLK, encoded by the coding sequence GTGATAATAGCAGTAAGTGGAAAGGGCGGAACTGGAAAAACACTCACATCTTCCCTTTTAATCAAATCATTGATGGACAGTGGAAAAGACATACTGGCAATAGATGCCGACCCTGATTCCAACTTACCAGAAGCTTTGGGGATAGATGTGGAACGTACAGTTGGCGATGTTAGGGAAGAGCTCAAAAAAGACACCGCTGCAGGTAAAATTCCAAGTGGAACAAATAAATGGGATATACTTGATTACAAAATCATGGAATCGGTGATTGAAACTCCTAAATTTGATTTACTTGTAATGGGAAGGCCTGAAGGAAGTGGTTGTTACTGTGCTGTAAATAACATGCTTAGAAAAATAATCGAAACCCTTTCATCAAACTATGACATCATAATAATAGATACAGAAGCCGGTCTGGAACATTTAAGCAGGAGAACAACCCAAAATGTTGATATTATGCTTGTAGTAACAGACACATCAAAAAGAGGTATTTTAACTGCACAGAGAATCGGTGAACTATCAAAAGAACTGGATATAAGTTTCAAAGAAATGCATTTAATTTTAAACCGTGTTAAGCGAGATATGGAAGATAAAGTGCTTAAAAGGGTAAATGAAACAGGATTAAATGTAATTGGAACAATATATGAAGATGAAATCGTTTCTGAATATGATTCGGAAGGAAAACCATTAATTGATCTTCCTGATGATTCCAATGCGAACACTGCTATATTAAATGTAATAAAGACTTTAAATTTAAAATAA